The Cryptomeria japonica chromosome 9, Sugi_1.0, whole genome shotgun sequence DNA segment tctgatagtagcactcaatgcccaatgtagatccgcttaagttccttccttctgcacacacacaatgtaggaatcaatcctcttatctcatctagtctgCCAAGAATCATgtgtctcttcacttggatacacacacaccatttgccaacaacttcagaaagaaacacaacatcgaccttataggaaacatataggttggtagcataaaccctaaaccctaaacatttaggttaagcaattcaggtggttcaatcctggccattgaacactttgcatttggatacaaagtcttgaacatatctcaagacattctccatatttcattcttcaccattttcatggcaacttgtaacccatcacacgttctcctcTATTTAtagggactttgcacattctcgaggtagataggatcaatctcctttatgcaagatccttcacacactcaagatgatgtggcaacacgatcggatcttcattacaatgctaactcatcacacaatgtcattggttgattTACACAGGTTTGGAAGACTTCAACTGggaacccttaagctaagactaccaactagtagtcatatcatgttcagtcctcatagagaacattccatatgctggTTCAAATTTCATCGTACCAGTTCTCTtagacaaacataccacttcacctattgctcaatataccagtTTATATCATTATACTAGCTCtctttgccaactatttagcttcaATAtgcctgttcacttctttgcacatatactggttcaccacattgtaccggttcacatttcagcatattaccagttcactcttcaatcatattgacatcaatgacaacataatatcatcatgtcaacatactcaacacaaatgccaacaatatccccctttggcattgatggcaatatacaaagatcttgctttttgcatcacatcttctccccattgctacggatatcttctctgcttcacatcttacttctctgcttcacatcttctccccctttgacaacaatgacaaagtggaggcacaagttttcctattccactatgttgctccccctaaggagtagcatccttcaacacatcaattcgGAAAAgtttggacactgcaatacctaactgatgtggagtacatacttttagtttacctcttgaaggggcagtacccctagttcacctcttaaataggtaaattaatCCTTTGgtaaaggcttggtgaatatatcagctaactgctccttactagaaacatgttccagtacaacttccttgttctgaaccttttccctcaagaaatgatacttgagctcaaagtgcttggttctagcatgcaaaaccggattcttggaaatgttgattgcacttgtattgtcaaaaAATATGCTTACTAGTtcaaatataggaactttgaagccattcaatacatgcttcatccaaatagtcttggTACAATTCATaaaggctgcaacatactctgcttctgatgtagattgagagatacaactttgctttttactcatccatgagactagtctaccaccaagaaagaatgcaccaccggttgtgctcttccggtcaatTATATTatcagcccaatcagcatttgtgaacacttttaagttgaaatcattattgtatgaataccataacccatagtcaatagttcccttcaaatatctaagaatctgcttgattgcTACCGAGTGGGATTCTCGAGGGCTTTgttgaaaccgagcggtaatacccactacatgtgcaatgtccagtcttgTAAACACTACATAatccaacttaccaatcattgattagtaatccttctcatttaccaccacagagtcatcttcttttgatagcttacaaccggtcaccattggtgtaccaaccggtttactatcttccatgccaaaggttttcaacacctctttgacatacttggattgagtaataaagattccatctttcatttgttgaatctgtagtccaatgaagaacttaatctcccctatgagtgacatttcaaactcctttttcatctcatcagtaaattcatgactcatcttgtcatcaacaaatacttcatagattagaacCTAATCTCCTTCtcatttcaagtagatattgctatcttcacttgttctttcaaatccaatcttcacaatatgggagtgcaagtgttcataccatgctctaggtgcgtgattcaatccatacaaggctttatgtagcctacacaccatgtcactatcttctgatagggaaaacccatctggttgatctatatacacctcctctttgagtattccatttaggaatgcagattttacatccatttggtataccttgaatcctttaaaatctacatatgcaagaagcatacgaactccttccaacctggctactggggcaaaggtttctccatagtcttctccttcttcttgagcatatcctttacatactagtctggctttgttccttaccaatGTGCCATCCTCAtgtagcttgtttctgaaaacccatttggtaccaatgacatttttatgctctagtctaggtaccaaagaccatgtaccattcttctctatctagtcaagttcctcctccattgccttgatccagtcttcatctttatgtgcctctttgaatgatttaggctcaaattgagagatcatacaagaattttctctaacctttcttcttgtaaggattcatgcattcttatctcctatgatctgctttggatcatgattcagtttgacatatcgaggaatgctcttgaTTGATTCCTccttattttcttcttcatcctcatcttcatcagcatcagcatctaccggtgtgggaacactgttactagtacttggttgattagcaaccggttcccagaaggttactaccggttcatctcttacttgcttactatCGATTTCCTCAGGTtttctagagttttcatcaactctaacattggtgctttcaacaattctctaagtcctattgttgaaacatttgagagctttgctcttggtggaatatcctaggaatattccttcatcacattttacatcaaactttctctgatgttcactccttttgatataacatttgctaccaaacattctaaagtagcttaccactggtgtcttaccagtccaatactcgtaaggagtcttatcctttcctttcttgatgagtacccaattcattgtgtatgctgtagtgctaattgcttctctccaaaaggtgtgagcaacttttccttggatcaacatggttctagctacttcaaccagagttcgattgtttctctctactaagccattctgttgtggagtcaaGGGGGCAGtcagttgcctcttgataccattctcttcacaatatttgttgaattcatcagaagtgaattcccctccttgatcagttctaaggcaattgattcttctaccactttccttttctaccaatgctctgaaagctttgaactttccaaaggcttcagacttgtccttcaagaatgtgacccacatcattcttgagcaatcatttatAAGAATCATAAAACACCTAtatccttgcacactcctagttttcataggaccacacaaatcagtatgcacaagatcaagtaaattgtttgttgtgaaggatttacctttgaaagttgagcaAGACATTTTCCCTAGATgaaattctctgcacaaaggatttttcggtttgctcagcaccgacaatcctctaactgccttggtcttactggccttcacaatgttatcaaattttacatggcaaagtctcctatgccatatctagctatcatcaaatttagccataagacatgtacttatatttgcattcagctgaaataggttacctttggtctgcataccagtggccatcaattcaccattctttcccttgattttgcacgctccatttttgaattccacagtgagtccactgtcatttagctgggcaacactcaatagattgtgtctgagaccttccactcaatacacattgtcaacactactctttccattcagagagatggaccctcttcctttaaccatacatggtgcatcattaccaaaatgaaccacaccaccatcatattcttccaaagatggaaactttctccagtcactaattatatggtgagaatagccactatcaataatctactcattggaattatcaaagcgggagacaagagccttcttgtctgacacatcttcctttactgcaacaaaaacaatatcttcattctcttcatcttttgattcctcatctatgacaccttcatcaactacaacaaaactgtttctccggtttcctcctttgaatttcttgaacctctccgatTTGTCCTtgctgtcaccattaggacaatttatagtaATATATCCTATCTGactacaagaaaagcatttcaaagggagcttacctctatatttaccggttcctttaggaagttttctgGCAAGAAGATCTtcgaattccatcaggatctcctcatcatccatttctctgctctatcttggttcgcCATTGGTggttgcttcttttccttttctggatggtacagcagaagctctaaaagttgattcagtcttttgaacacttccatcaaaactatttagctcataggctgtcaactttgcaatgatggagtctagggataccttagtcttgtctattgatctcaactcctgagtagtagcaacccttattacatagaccagtaataaggatctcagaactttgcttaccatagtggaatcttccattttaccacctgcactcttgatatctccaacaacagttttgattcttattccatactgttgaatggtctcaccttcaaccatttgcatgtcttcaaacttccctctgaggctttcttccttagcttgttttacatgctcatcactgccatagatattctcaagtgtgtcccatacttctttggaattatctttatcttggacatcaataaactcaatgtcagataagttgctgattagggcttccatgacttgcccattctcctatatttctctcttttgatcattggtgagagtaccgataggaataacaaaaacattctcaacatagctccaatgttgagcaccaatgcttctgatgtaaatcttcattctgtccttccaaattttgaagttatctctgttgaactttggaccttctctcttcatcactACAATAGGAtgtttccctcaagcggttaagcttacaacacagaggacctgaaggatgctctgataccaattgataactcaatgatgaactataagtaccaaaccagtactgagagggggggtgagtcagtacagGCACAATATCTTCATCCTAACCAGTTTggctgcaaacactgcaaatgtctaatAGACAGTAACACTattctgaaacagagtgcaactggtaaagctaagaataactgtgacaagcattaattggttgatcacttagctttccactcaacttaatactacacttccatttcacccttatgcatgaataggtaatctatcatcagaaatataataacgactagctcaacatgatttacctttggACACAAAttacttaaatcatcacatgaaaaatactacacatgacacattgattttttacatggaaacccaactaggaaaaaccatggtggagatgaatacccacaagttgcttttgaactctttagaagttttctctgttagaagcctagtccagttAGAGATTGTTACAagaggttctgctaggaaccgatccttttagagatcacccggttaagggctaaaccctgttagaggttaccttgttagtggatttcaagaactcaatgagtttgagtcacccgaTTAAAGGAATtacagcaagctgattaaagctacccggttaagggattttccaactgttgaattgGTTAAAGATCAGtaagtattacaatgatttgatagTAGCACTCAATgtctaatgcagatccgcttaagtacCTTCCTTCTGTACGCACTCaatgtaggaatcaatcctcttatctcatctagtttggcaagaatcacgtatctcttcacttggatacacacacactatttgccaacaacttcagaaagaaacacaacatcaaccttataggaaacagataggtcgatagcataaaccctaaaccctaaacatttaggttaagcaatttaggcagttcaatcctggccattgaacactttacatttggatacaaaagtcttgaacatatctcaagatattctccatggttcattcttcaccattttcatggtgtcttgtaacccatcacatgctctccaccgtttacaaggacttcacacattctcgaggtagataggatcaatctccttcatgagctcatgctgacgtggcaacacgatcggatcttcattacaatgctaactcttcacacaatatcatcgattgggttacacaggcttggaacacttcaaccggaaacccttaagctaagactactaaCTGGTAGTCATATCTTGttgagtcctcaaagagaatattccatatgtcggttcacatttcatcatactagttctcttggacaaacataccacttcacctatttctcaatatactagtttatatcattataccagttctctttgccaactttttagcttcaatatacctattcacttctttgcacatataccagttcaccacattgtaccagttcacatttcagcatattgccgATTCACTCTtcaatcatattgacatcaatgacaacataatatcaccATGTCAACATACTCACCACAAATGCCAACAATAGGAGCTTccagctattggatgccacacatacctcgacccctagcataattTCCAGAATGGAGGGTttactccttgtctgctacgtgtttgtttcttcaatgagatatctttacatccttgttccttataccttggtgtgctaagctccattgttcaataataaggctcaatgatgaatatattgcacaataaataatgacacaggttcatgattcattcaatttcattttcaatttcatctcattttcttttgCTAGTTTGCTAATTCTTTTCTCATCAtgtctttctaaatcattttctatcatctaacattattttatttcattctaaggttcattctctcatattctatctcaatatcatcttcacatcacctatgtCTATCTCTAATTAGTAACCATTATAACtattctttcatctcacattcttctttttttgagagatcattcatgtctttaatgcacaaacaatctctcgagggggcattacaccatAACTATCACCAGGGGATACTGGGGcagatttttttgttttctttgaaacaatgtcattttgactttgtctcaaagaggggcaaatgtagacacctaaaaatgtctcattgatcatgtactaattattcctctaattagttaaataaatctttaattatttaattaatttaattaatcatattcttctaatttcatatttcctcatcatcttactaattattctatcttctatttctatcatcatttaatcattttctaatattaattaaatatttattatttaattaattttgattaattccccaatttaaataatctttattatttaaaaattaccattcttaatttctatttttaatcatctaatcattcaactctcttctaaatattaattaaatatttattatttaattaattatgatttaatcttttaatttaaataatctttattatttaattaaagtccatttctagcataattaaatagtttctttaaattatttagttaactaattaattcttctagtcacATGTGCATgacttcaaaaaccaaattgaaaatcaaagtcaagttgtaaatatattcaaatactaaattgaattaaaataaattcaattatttgaataaatatcatgcaaagattaaattgaaaatttaagtctaaatgcaagcacatgctaaattatttaattcaatcaattaattaattaaatttatctctccaacttctatttctatcttctagttagctttttctaaattaagctttctttgtcatcctctttatttcctccaatcattcttttcctttttttagacaactttttctcaatcagttgactcaattaatctcttcaatctattgagtttcacctctaaatcaacatttcaactatctattttcatttgagctcacctgagttccacctcttgatcattttgttccatctttcaatcaatcttctccaattatctataaattgagcatccaatctccattttcaataatcacgaacttcgaatctttgtgtcacttgcaggttaccagcgtaATATCTAAGAGTCATCATActacagagaagagaagagcaatggaagcgatatgcaatcttggaatagggagtttcattgaattattttaattactatttgatattgcattatttcattgtcttgtttgttagattctttgattagatagggattcgtgatttcccttgatttctaattgatatattgttattaagatgaattttacatgcaataCAGTATActcaatttattattttattattattcttttgttgTTGTACTTAGAAACACAACCCCTCCTTGCTTACTTAACCAAGGACATTTATAATAACTATACACAAAAAATATACAATAATGCTCTCAATCATAGTTCCCTtggcaaaatttcaaattttctcttcCCACCCACATCATAATGCTACATAATATAGGCGATTAGTCTACTTATGCCTATAAACATCCACATAATGTAGTAGACATCTCTAAAGACAAACAATGATTAAACTCTTTCTTGATATTTTTTAAGACTTGACAAACCAAAAGAAATTTAGGCATTCAACATcttaaaaataaaatatcaaagctTTAGTAAAACTACTGAAAGATACACAATTAAATAGATTTTATTGATAGGTTTGTAATACATATAATTGTAAATAAGTTTGAACTATGAATTAATAGATTGGAATTACAACCAGGGACAACTTATTAATCACCCAAACTTATTTAGAAGGCATTACCACATAAAAGATAATATAGCGACATGTATCATCTTCTAGTAGGGGAGACATAAATTAGGAAGACACACATAATGGTTCCATTCATTGCAAAATCAATTCGAGGAAAACCTCATACCAACTCCCCATTCGTACCAATTAAGGATCAAATCCTCATACCAACTCCTTATCtagaaaatcaaaaagcaaaatgaAATGTATGGGTGTTTAGATTGACAAAATGAAGTCGCACCATCTTTTATCATGTCTTGACAAGAACATCCAAATGAGATTGTTCGGACTATGTAAAAATTCAAAAGAGTTGGTAACGACTTCAAAGATTTTCTTACAAGATTTGCATATAATATTAATGTGGCCCATGAAATTAATTAGTAGCATTCGTACCAATAAAGGATCAAAACCTCATACCAACACCTTATCTAGAAAAtcaaaaaggaaaatgaaatgtatggGTTATGTTTAccattttcaaagatttaaaaaaaCAACCTTAAGTTTGAATGCACAATCAACACAAGATTTTAAAATATAACCCTAGTTTTCAATGCGCAATCAACAAAGACTTTTAAAATAAACCTGTTTTCAATGAACAGTCAATGTAAGATTTTAAAATATAATGCTAAATTTCAATACACAATCAACCCGTAAGATTTTAAAATATAACCCTAATTTTCAATGCACAATCAACGTAGAATTTTTAAAATAAACCCTAGTTTTCAATGAGCAGTCAAAGTCCGATTTTAAAATATGGTCCTGATATTTAGATTGACGAATTGAAGTCACCATCTTTTGTCAGACTGCGTAAAAATTCAAAAGAGTTGGTAACGACCTCAGAGATTTTCTTACAAGATTTGACAGATTTGGTCGACTAAAACATATTTTTTCATCCGCATGAACTACAAAGTCAATACGTACAGCTGCAACGTAAAAAAAGATGGCCACTGTAAAGAAATTAATTAGTAGAATTTTTTTTTCCGTGGTTAGTTGAGACCTCCCTTTCAGACAGCAACATATTAATCTTTTTAAATCGGGAAAGTCGTTATAAATCTATTTCAATCACcaaacatatattttttatttcaagtGATCTATGGGAAGCTTCTACAAACACAGTGATAATTAGGCAAAGTACATTTGAAGTTCAGAAGCATAACAGATTAAGCTTTAAAAATATTCAATATTATGGACTGCGGATATTAAATATTCTTAATAAGAAATGATATTTATGTCAACTATTTTTTATAAAGAAATCGAAGCTACttgtatttataattttataaattatatttcataaaTTAGTAATTGTTatacatttaattttatatttaattttatatttaattttattattttttcttttattttaatgttaataaatatttatataaatagtGTGACTTTTTCTTATCTCcaaataatttgataaaatataaaaatatcaaGGTAATCATTGTTATAAATGATTGGCCTTTTAGGCTGAGATAATCAAAGGCCAGGAGCTTCGGTTGTTGCAAATGCCTTCACGTCTCCTCAAAAAAATATTTGGCATGTCCTCCTCACGAAAAGTTCCAACATAATGGCTACagaaaaaatataagaaaaatcaGAATCCTCCATCTGGAGCTGCGTCACATATAATCATCTTTTTAAAaatgagaaaacaagaaaaaaaacatTGACCATTGACGAGAAAACAGTTTAAGAACAGCCCAGCAGAGATCATCTTCATTTCAGTCTTCCTATCTTTCCCAAATGGCCATCTCTTTACAGAAGCTCTTTATAGCTATCGCTTCaatttttcttgtcttcttcccCTCCCCACACCCTAAACTTTGCCACGGGTTAATGACCAACAGATGTATTCCCCAAGAATCTGAAGCTCTTCTTAGCTTCAAAGCATCCTTCAATGATTCCCAAGGCTATTTCAGTTCGTGGGTAAATGGAACAGACTGTTACAGCATGTGGAAAGGCATATCCTGCAACAAACAAGACAACCACGTTGTATCTCTCGATGTAAGTCCTTCGGGTTTCATTGAAGGTGTGATATCTGAGAGCTTGTGCCAACTTCGTTTTCTCACATCACTGAGGATAATAGGAGTACAAGGTACTAGCATTCTGCCTCCTTGTTTGGGAACTCTCTCTTATATTGAGACTTTACGTTTATATCTAAATGACTTTGGTGGGATGATTCCCCCTTTCATTTGTTTGCTCACCCGGCTTAAAGCTCTTGTTCTTTTTAGCAATAATTTCAGTGGCAACATACCTATTTGTTTAGGCAATCTTTCTTCTTTAACTGCCCTTTCCATTGCTTCCAACCAACTTAGTGGAAGCATACCAGCTTCCCTGGGTGATTTTTCTTCATTAATTGGCCTTGACCTTAGTACCAACAAACTGAGTGGAAGCATTCCAGCTTCTCTTGGTAATATTTCTTCTTTAACTTGCCTTGTCCTTGATAACAACCAACTTAATGGAAGCATACCAGCTTCTTTGGGTAGCAATTCTTCTATTGAGATTCTTGCCCTTAATCACAACAAACTCAGTGGTAGCATACCAACTTCTCTTGGAAGTCTCTCAATGTTGAGTGATTTAGATCTTCGAGACAATCAACTGAGTGGTACCATTCCAGCTTCCTTGGGCAATTTGTCTTTCCTTGAATATTTCCGTATTAAAAATAACCAACTATTTGGAACCATTCCCCCTTCATTTGCTCATCTTTCCTCCCTATATGAATTCGATTGTAGTGGCAATGGTTTCAACGAAACCATCTCGTCTTCTTCACTTCCATTTTCTTTAGTTAATTTAGTCCTAGCGCTAAGCCATTACCAGTTGATTTCAGAAACTTTCTTTCACAATCTCACGAGGCTAAAGTTTTTGCATTTATCTGATTGTGTGTTAAATATTAGCACAACTTGGATTCCACCCTTTAAACTGGATCAGTTATCTTTGGTGTCATGTATGATTGATGGTGAATTTCCAACTTGGATTTCGACACAATCTTCACTTTTTTTTATTGGAATTAGTTAACGCTGGTCTTGTAGGAGAAATCCCTTCTTGGCTATGGAAAACTAGTCCTCTATTGCGATTTCTGAATCTTTCAGGAAATCGTTTGAATGGAAGCCTATTATCAAATACTTCAATACAAATGCAATTGGAAATGCTAGATGTGTCTAAAAATGCATTGAGTGGGAGCATGCCATCATTGTGGTCTCCTAGCATAAGACATTTGCTACTTAATGATAATTTGTTTACTGGCAATATTCCTCCAAGTTTGGGTAGATTATCTCAACTTGAGCTATTAAATCTCGCAAACAATAAGTTAACTGGGCCAATCCCTGTGAGCTTGTCCAATTGTTCTCTCCTTATTGTGTTAAATTTGGGGAATAACAGTTTGGAGGGAAGCTTACCACATGAGCTTAATAAGCTAACTGAATTATATTCATTAGCTGTTCATAGTAATAACTTTAATGGATCATTCCTTCCAACAATAGAAAATTGTTCAAAACTTCAAGTTCTTGATATTGGAAATAATTTATTTGGAGGTGAAATACCAAGATTACTCAAAAATCTTTTAGAGCAAAGAGTATTGGTCATGAAGGAGAACAATTTTATAGGGAATATTCCTCTAGAGATAGGCCAATTGTTGAACCTCCAAATCTTGCTC contains these protein-coding regions:
- the LOC131052373 gene encoding receptor-like protein 35, whose product is MTNRCIPQESEALLSFKASFNDSQGYFSSWVNGTDCYSMWKGISCNKQDNHVVSLDVSPSGFIEGVISESLCQLRFLTSLRIIGVQGTSILPPCLGTLSYIETLRLYLNDFGGMIPPFICLLTRLKALVLFSNNFSGNIPICLGNLSSLTALSIASNQLSGSIPASLGDFSSLIGLDLSTNKLSGSIPASLGNISSLTCLVLDNNQLNGSIPASLGSNSSIEILALNHNKLSGSIPTSLGSLSMLSDLDLRDNQLSGTIPASLGNLSFLEYFRIKNNQLFGTIPPSFAHLSSLYEFDCSGNGFNETISSSSLPFSLNSWNKSIEVDINVAGNVDVNELDDIAQKGTDDVARTTGKGKRRIKLKVGRKWEMTRNF